Below is a genomic region from Rhizobium acidisoli.
GCGCTGCTATGTCACCAATGCCGTCAAGCACTTCAAGTTCACCCAACGCGGCAAACGGCGGCTGCACGCCAAACCCAATGCCGGCGAGATCAAGCGTTGCGCCTGGTGGCTCGGCGCGGAGATCAACATCCTCGAACCGAAACTCGTCGTCACCCTCGGCGCTAGCGCGCTTTATGCCTTGCTCGGGTCAAAGGTGAAGCTGACGCCGGAACGCGGCCATATCCTACAGCCGGCTAATCATCCGCCTGTCCTCGTCACCATCCACCCCTCTTATCTCCTGCGCATCCGCGACGAGGCCGAGCAGCAGCGGCTGCGCCTGGATTTCGTGTCAGATCTGCACAAGGCGGCCGAGTTTGGCGCGCGCTGAACGTGTTTCTCAACCCTGTTATGCTGCATCGCGAAAATATTTGCGGTTGCAGCGTGATTTTGCTTGAAACGCTCCCGTTCCTCTGGAACCATCCAAGGAGTATCGCGTTCGAATGACGGCATCATTTGACTGGAGATCAGCGATGGCAGAAACTCGGGACGAGTGGATCAAGAAACGTGCATACGCCCTCTGGGAAGAAGAGGGCTATCCAACAGGGCGAGAATCCATCCATTGGGAACAGGCACGACACGAGCGCGAAGCGCTCGAACGGTCGAGCGCCTCTTCGGACGGCAAGGAAGTGAAGCCCAAGGCGAAGCGTAACGTCGCCGGCAGCAAGACCAACGGCGTCGTGACCCCTGCGCCGAAACGGACGGCAAGCCGAAAGACAGCTCTTTAAATACCGGAATACCGAGCAACTGAATTGAAAAAAGGGCGTCGTCTCGGCGCCCTTTGGTGCTGTTTGTCATAAGTTTGAATTAGTTCTGCATTATCGAATTTCGGAGGATGGGCTTCCATGCGGGGGTGAACAAAGGCTGGATGACGTTGCACGCTTTCAGGCTTCCTGAAAAAGTTGAGCCCTCGCCCGAAAACCGGGAACAAGTCTATGCGCTGGCTGTTTATGGCGAAACCCGGGAAGTTGCCATGAACGACGACCGCACCAATATCCGTTCCGTCCCGCTTGCCGCAGCCGACACCCGCACTGCGATCGCGGTCTAGAGGGATGGAAATGTCGCTCCTCGTCATCGCCGCCCTGCTTTATCTCGGGCTCGCGCTCGGCTTCATCCTAGTCGTCGACAATCTCGTCGGGCTGGTTTTCCGCGATCCACGTGCGCCGGCTCAGCCGCCCTTCTTCAATATCGGCCGCGCCTTCGCCGCATCGCAAAAACTCCATCGGAAGTAGCACTGCGGCGCCGTTGGGCGCGACCTGTCGCTGAACCTCATCCAATACCGGCGCTGTCCAATTCGGGTATTTGCGCATCAGATCCACCTCGCTCGTGCAGCTGTCGTCACGCGCCGTCAGTTCGACCGAGATCGAGCGGCGGGATCCAGGCGGCCCTCGACGAGATGGTTAGCACCATCATGATGGTGCCAACCATCGTGAGAGACGGGAATGCGCGCGCCGCTCTGGCTGACCAGCACGGCATCGCGCTCGACCCCCCTTTGCAGCAGCCAGTCGCGCGGCGCCATGAGGCGGATGTCGACCTCGTAGGAACGGGCCCTCCCTTGCCTGAGTCACCGTATAGGACGGGGGACAGTTGGCCATTGACGTCGATCCTGGACGATGTGGTTTTC
It encodes:
- a CDS encoding UdgX family uracil-DNA binding protein (This protein belongs to the uracil DNA glycosylase superfamily, members of which act in excision repair of DNA. However, it belongs more specifically to UdgX branch, whose founding member was found to bind uracil in DNA (where it does not belong), without cleaving it, appears to promote DNA repair by a pathway involving RecA, rather than base excision.); translation: MNIVASVGPALALDVAEAESIAQLRHQAESCTRCDLYRNATQIVFGEGPRKTEIVLVGEQPGDQEDVAGRPFVGPAGRLLDRCLEEAGLDRRRCYVTNAVKHFKFTQRGKRRLHAKPNAGEIKRCAWWLGAEINILEPKLVVTLGASALYALLGSKVKLTPERGHILQPANHPPVLVTIHPSYLLRIRDEAEQQRLRLDFVSDLHKAAEFGAR
- a CDS encoding DUF2934 domain-containing protein; protein product: MAETRDEWIKKRAYALWEEEGYPTGRESIHWEQARHEREALERSSASSDGKEVKPKAKRNVAGSKTNGVVTPAPKRTASRKTAL